One genomic region from Mycobacterium basiliense encodes:
- the rraA gene encoding ribonuclease E activity regulator RraA, with the protein MDGVPFRPTADLVDDIGPDVRSCDVQFRQFGGRAEFAGRITTVRCLQDNALLKSVLSEPGAGGVLVIDGAGSLHSALVGDVIADLARCNGWAGLIIHGAVRDAATLRGLDIGVKALGTNPRKSTKTGAGERDVEVTVGGVTFVPGEFAYSDDDGIVVVSTAIA; encoded by the coding sequence ATGGACGGTGTGCCATTTCGGCCGACGGCCGACCTCGTCGACGACATCGGGCCCGACGTACGCAGCTGCGATGTGCAATTTCGCCAGTTTGGCGGGCGTGCGGAGTTTGCCGGTCGCATCACGACCGTGCGGTGTCTTCAGGACAATGCTTTACTCAAGTCAGTGCTCTCCGAGCCGGGCGCCGGAGGTGTGCTGGTGATCGACGGTGCCGGTTCCCTGCACAGCGCGTTGGTGGGCGATGTCATCGCCGATTTGGCCCGCTGCAACGGCTGGGCCGGGTTGATCATCCATGGTGCGGTGCGCGATGCCGCCACCCTGCGCGGTCTCGACATCGGGGTGAAAGCGCTGGGCACCAATCCGCGCAAAAGCACCAAGACCGGGGCCGGCGAACGCGACGTGGAAGTAACGGTCGGCGGTGTGACATTCGTGCCAGGCGAATTTGCCTACAGCGACGATGACGGCATCGTCGTCGTGTCCACTGCTATAGCTTAA
- a CDS encoding DUF6474 family protein, whose product MGLFRKRKSRATRRAEARAIKARAKLEAKLSAKNEARRIKSAQKAADKALKAQLKAQRDSDRTAMKVAETQLKAAREGKVLSPTRIRRMLTVSRLLAPVLTPLIYRAAIAARGLMDQRRADRLGIPLAQVGQFSGHGARLSARVAGAEQSLRIVQENKPKDAETKQFVSAIGQRLSELSAAITAAENMPAPRRRDAHSAISSQLDGIEADLMARLGLG is encoded by the coding sequence ATGGGCCTGTTCCGCAAGCGAAAGAGCCGCGCGACTCGTCGCGCTGAAGCCCGCGCGATCAAGGCCCGTGCCAAGCTGGAGGCCAAGCTGTCCGCCAAGAACGAGGCACGGCGCATCAAGTCCGCGCAGAAGGCCGCCGACAAGGCCCTCAAGGCGCAGCTCAAAGCCCAACGCGACAGCGACCGGACGGCAATGAAAGTTGCCGAGACTCAACTCAAGGCGGCGCGTGAGGGTAAAGTGCTGTCGCCCACGAGAATCCGGCGGATGCTGACGGTATCCCGGCTGCTTGCCCCGGTGCTGACGCCCTTGATCTATCGTGCGGCCATCGCCGCCCGCGGGCTGATGGACCAGCGTCGCGCCGATCGGCTGGGGATCCCGCTGGCCCAGGTAGGCCAGTTCTCGGGTCATGGTGCGCGCCTTTCCGCCCGCGTCGCCGGAGCGGAGCAGTCGCTGCGGATCGTTCAGGAAAACAAACCGAAGGACGCCGAGACCAAACAGTTCGTATCGGCTATCGGTCAACGGCTGTCCGAGTTGTCCGCGGCCATCACCGCAGCAGAAAACATGCCGGCGCCCCGGCGCCGTGATGCTCACTCGGCGATCTCATCGCAACTCGACGGCATCGAGGCCGACCTGATGGCCCGCCTAGGGCTGGGCTAG
- a CDS encoding TMEM165/GDT1 family protein, which translates to MLAATLLSLGVVFLAELGDRSQLITLTYALRYRWWVVMTGVAIASFTVHGASVAIGHFLGATLPARPMAFAGAFAFIVFAVWAWREGAAANNKTAAPPEPRFALLTVVSSFVLAELSDKTTLATITLASDHNWVGVWIGTTLGMLLADGLAIAAGLLLHQRLPEQLLHVLASALFLLFGLWMLFDTALGWRSVALGVAAAVCLAAAAGATAQTLRRRRTALATASDSPHLG; encoded by the coding sequence ATGCTCGCCGCCACACTACTCAGCCTCGGCGTGGTTTTTCTTGCCGAACTCGGCGACCGGTCGCAGCTCATCACCTTGACGTATGCACTTCGGTATCGCTGGTGGGTCGTCATGACCGGAGTGGCGATTGCTTCTTTTACAGTGCACGGAGCCTCAGTGGCAATCGGCCATTTCCTGGGTGCCACGCTGCCCGCCCGGCCGATGGCGTTCGCGGGCGCGTTCGCCTTCATCGTTTTTGCGGTGTGGGCCTGGCGAGAAGGCGCAGCCGCCAATAACAAGACCGCCGCGCCGCCAGAACCCCGGTTCGCCCTGCTCACCGTGGTCTCCTCGTTCGTGCTGGCCGAACTTAGCGACAAGACGACGCTCGCGACGATCACGTTGGCCAGCGATCACAACTGGGTCGGCGTGTGGATCGGTACAACCCTTGGCATGCTCCTGGCCGACGGTCTGGCCATCGCCGCCGGGCTCCTATTACACCAGCGGCTGCCGGAGCAGCTGCTGCACGTTCTGGCCAGCGCGCTGTTCCTGCTGTTCGGACTGTGGATGTTGTTCGACACCGCGCTGGGATGGCGCTCGGTCGCCCTCGGTGTGGCCGCCGCGGTGTGTTTGGCCGCGGCAGCAGGCGCCACGGCGCAAACTCTGCGGCGGCGGCGCACGGCGCTTGCGACCGCGTCCGACTCACCTCACCTCGGTTGA
- a CDS encoding Rv3852 family protein: MADPQDQPDSESDGTATPPAKKQPAKKAAKAPAKKAPAKKAPAKKAPAKTAPANKAPTKRPESAPTKSADQPATPKPSAKAGGELTAAAKDAAAQAKSTVDRANNPLPPEPEESPSHSTVSVVVAVTLSLLAMLLIRQLRRR; encoded by the coding sequence ATGGCAGACCCGCAGGATCAACCCGACAGCGAATCGGACGGCACCGCGACACCGCCGGCCAAGAAGCAACCCGCAAAGAAGGCGGCCAAGGCACCGGCCAAAAAGGCGCCCGCCAAAAAGGCGCCCGCCAAAAAGGCTCCGGCCAAGACGGCTCCCGCTAACAAAGCACCCACGAAGCGGCCGGAATCTGCGCCCACCAAATCTGCTGACCAGCCGGCGACCCCTAAGCCATCAGCGAAAGCCGGCGGCGAACTGACTGCAGCAGCGAAAGACGCGGCGGCTCAAGCTAAATCGACGGTGGACCGCGCAAATAACCCACTTCCTCCAGAACCGGAAGAGTCGCCGAGCCACTCCACCGTTTCCGTGGTCGTCGCCGTCACTCTCAGCCTGCTGGCGATGCTGCTGATCCGCCAGTTGCGCCGGCGCTGA
- a CDS encoding transcriptional regulator — MSTTFAARLNRLFDTVYPPGRGPHTSAEVIAALKAEGITMSAPYLSQLRSGNRTNPSVATMAALANFFRIKSAYFTDDEYYGKLDQELQWLATMRDDGVRRIALRSQGLSSQAQQEIVDRIDELRRTERLDA, encoded by the coding sequence ATGAGCACGACGTTCGCTGCCCGCCTAAACCGCTTGTTTGACACGGTGTATCCGCCCGGCCGCGGGCCGCACACCTCCGCGGAAGTGATCGCGGCGCTCAAAGCGGAAGGCATCACGATGTCGGCTCCCTACCTGTCACAGCTACGCTCCGGCAATCGCACCAACCCGTCGGTGGCGACCATGGCCGCCCTGGCCAACTTCTTTCGTATCAAGTCCGCCTATTTCACCGACGACGAGTACTACGGGAAGCTCGATCAGGAATTGCAGTGGCTGGCCACCATGCGTGACGACGGCGTACGCCGCATTGCCCTGCGCTCCCAGGGTCTGTCCTCGCAGGCGCAGCAGGAGATCGTGGACCGCATCGATGAGCTGCGCCGGACGGAGCGGCTCGACGCTTGA
- a CDS encoding flavin-containing monooxygenase has product MTEHLDVVIVGAGISGVSAAWHLQDRCPTKTYAILEKRSAMGGTWDLFRYPGIRSDSDMHTLGFRFRPWTQRQAIADGKPILEYVNSTAAMYGIDKHIRLNQKVLGADWSSADNRWTVRIDSSGTPCEITCSFLFLCSGYYNYDEGYSPKFAGAEDFTGPIIHPQHWPEDLDYKDKNIVVIGSGATAVTLVPALANSGAKHVTMLQRSPTYIVSQPERDGIAEKLNRLLPEKMAYAAVRWKNVLRQAAVYGACRKWPRRMRKTFMGLAQRQLPEGYDVRKHFGPHYNPWDQRLCLVPNGDLFRAIRHGQVEVVTETIDRFTPAGIRLHSGRELPADIIITATGLNLQLFGGAVATVDGQPVDLTKLMAYKGMMLSGLPNMAYTVGYTNASWTLKADLVSEFVCRVLNYMDAKGFDTVVVEHPGSEVEERPFMEFTPGYVLRSLDELPKQGSRTPWRLNQNYLRDIHLIRRGKIADEGLRFSKKPAPVAV; this is encoded by the coding sequence ATCACCGAGCACCTTGACGTCGTGATCGTGGGGGCGGGAATATCCGGCGTGAGTGCGGCCTGGCACCTGCAGGACCGCTGTCCGACCAAGACCTATGCCATCTTGGAAAAGCGGTCGGCCATGGGCGGCACCTGGGACCTGTTCCGCTATCCCGGTATCCGCTCCGACTCGGACATGCATACCCTAGGTTTCCGCTTTCGTCCCTGGACGCAACGTCAAGCCATTGCCGACGGCAAACCGATACTCGAGTACGTGAACAGCACCGCGGCCATGTACGGCATCGACAAGCACATCAGGCTCAACCAGAAGGTCCTCGGGGCCGACTGGTCGTCGGCGGATAATCGCTGGACCGTGCGGATCGACAGCAGCGGCACACCCTGCGAGATCACCTGCTCGTTCCTGTTCCTATGCAGCGGGTATTACAACTACGACGAGGGCTATTCACCGAAGTTCGCTGGCGCGGAAGACTTCACCGGGCCGATCATTCACCCACAACACTGGCCCGAGGATCTCGACTACAAAGACAAGAACATCGTTGTGATCGGCAGCGGTGCCACGGCTGTCACTTTGGTTCCCGCACTCGCGAATTCCGGCGCCAAACACGTCACGATGCTGCAGCGCTCGCCCACTTACATCGTCTCGCAACCAGAGCGGGATGGGATTGCCGAGAAGCTCAACCGCTTGCTCCCGGAAAAAATGGCCTATGCCGCGGTTCGGTGGAAGAACGTGCTTCGTCAGGCGGCGGTGTACGGGGCCTGCCGGAAGTGGCCGCGGCGCATGCGCAAAACGTTCATGGGACTGGCCCAGCGTCAGCTCCCTGAAGGTTACGACGTACGAAAGCATTTCGGTCCGCACTACAACCCGTGGGACCAGCGGTTGTGTTTGGTGCCCAACGGCGACTTGTTCCGTGCGATTCGCCACGGACAGGTCGAGGTGGTCACCGAGACGATCGACCGGTTCACTCCGGCCGGCATTCGACTGCACTCAGGCCGCGAACTGCCAGCAGACATCATCATCACTGCAACCGGTTTGAATCTGCAGCTCTTTGGCGGCGCCGTTGCCACGGTTGACGGCCAACCAGTGGACCTCACCAAGCTGATGGCCTACAAGGGCATGATGCTCTCCGGACTGCCCAACATGGCGTACACCGTCGGCTACACCAATGCATCTTGGACGTTGAAAGCTGATCTGGTGTCGGAGTTTGTCTGCCGCGTGCTGAATTACATGGACGCCAAGGGCTTTGACACCGTGGTGGTGGAGCATCCGGGTTCAGAGGTCGAAGAGCGCCCGTTCATGGAGTTCACCCCGGGCTATGTCCTGCGTTCGCTGGATGAACTGCCCAAACAGGGCTCCCGGACCCCATGGCGCCTCAATCAGAACTATCTGCGCGATATCCACCTCATTCGGCGCGGCAAGATTGCAGATGAAGGCCTGCGGTTCTCCAAAAAACCTGCGCCAGTGGCTGTTTAA